A genome region from Trachemys scripta elegans isolate TJP31775 chromosome 2, CAS_Tse_1.0, whole genome shotgun sequence includes the following:
- the VAMP8 gene encoding vesicle-associated membrane protein 8, which translates to MEGTAGSGMATDRVKNLQSEVEGVKNIMSQNVERILARGENLDHLRNKTEDLEATSEHFKTTSQKVARKYWWKNIKMIAIICVIVAIIIILIILFATNVIPT; encoded by the exons ATG GAGGGCACTGCTGGCAGCGGGATGGCGACCGACCGGGTGAAGAACCTGCAGAGCGAGGTGGAGGGGGTGAAAAACATCATGTCGCAGAACGTGGAGCGGATCCTGGCGCGGGGCGAGAACCTGGACCACCTGCGGAACAAGACCGAGGACCTAGAGGCGACG TCTGAGCACTTCAAGACGACCTCGCAGAAGGTGGCCCGCAAGTACTGGTGGAAGAACATCAAGATGATCGCCATCATCTGCGTCATTGTggccatcatcatcatcctcatcaTACTCTTCGCCACCAACGTCATCCCCACATAG